A single Garra rufa chromosome 9, GarRuf1.0, whole genome shotgun sequence DNA region contains:
- the nsmce2 gene encoding E3 SUMO-protein ligase NSE2 produces MSLSSVQSTLSTLKSCQTDIEACMDMVSDVALGIVEAQGMDNSQALKKLEEMIMECSRLDREINCFVESVDEMTAQVRNEPPEAMVHLRNSVKEHFTELMAGVTDAELQRHSKVISFKDNVRKYAMHAGQTAAENQEELDEDIAVTQSQTNFTCPLTQVEMVNPVKNKKCNHYYDREAILEMIKARHKNKKKFRCPKVGCGNTDVQESDLELDLVMKRMIQNHKRQTGKT; encoded by the exons ATGTCTCTAAGTTCAGTGCAGTCCACCCTGTCCACTCTGAAGTCATGTCAAACAGATATTGAAGCTTGTATGGATATGGTATCAGATGTTGCACTGGGAATAGTTGAAGCACAAG GTATGGATAACAGTCAAGCTCTGAAGAAACTGGAGGAGATGATTATGGAGTGCTCCAGACTGGACAGAGAAATCAATTGTTTTGTGGAATCTGTTGATGAGATGACTGCTCAG GTCAGAAATGAACCTCCTGAGGCCATGGTTCATCTGAGAAACTCTGTAAAGGAGCATTTCACTGAGCTTATGGCTGGGGTCACAGATGCAGAACTGCAAAGGCACAGCAAGGTTATTTCCTTCAAAGACAACGTGAGGAAATATGCCATGCATG CGGGTCAAACTGCTGCTGAGAATCAAGAGGAGCTGGATGAGGACATTGCTGTAACACAGAGCCAGACAAACTTCACCTGCCCTCTCACGCAG GTTGAGATGGTCAATCCAGTGAAAAACAAGAAATGCAATCATTACTATGACAGAGAGGCTATACTTGAAATGATTAAGGCCAGGCACAAAAATAAGAAGAAATTTCG CTGTCCAAAGGTTGGCTGTGGAAACACAGATGTTCAGGAGTCTGACCTTGAGCTGGACCTGGTTATGAAGAGAATGATTCAGAACCACAAGAGACAGACTGGAAAAACCTAA
- the tomm40 gene encoding mitochondrial import receptor subunit TOM40 homolog, producing the protein MGSVLAASSPNPPPASGGGSAPGGTGLVTVPPGFTMPPVSAVPPSSGTQGQSGTDAEASLSNPGTFEECHRKCKEVFPQQTEGVRLVVNKGLSNHFQVSHTITLSTLGDSGYRFGATYVGSKQTGPAESFPVMVGDMDNTGSLNAQVIHQLTSRIRSKVAMQTQQHKFVNWQCDAEYRGDDFTAAVTLGNPDVLVGSGILVAHYLQSLSPALVLGGELVYHRRPGEEGTVTSFVGRYTGSNYVATLTVGGAGAHASYYHKANDQLQVGVEFEASTRMQDTSVSFGYQLDVPKANLLFKGSVDSNWVVGATLEKKLAPLPLSLALGAFLNHRKNKFQCGFVATIG; encoded by the exons ATGGGCAGTGTGTTGGCTGCCAGCTCCCCAAACCCACCCCCTGCCTCAGGGGGTGGCAGTGCCCCAGGGGGCACAGGTCTAGTGACGGTACCCCCAGGTTTCACCATGCCCCCAGTGTCTGCAGTCCCACCCTCCTCAGGCACACAGGGGCAGTCTGGGACCGATGCAGAGGCCTCTCTTTCAAACCCCGGGACATTTGAGGAGTGTCATCGCAAATGCAAAG AGGTCTTCCCTCAGCAGACGGAGGGGGTACGATTGGTTGTCAACAAGGGCTTGAGTAATCACTTCCAG GTTAGTCACACAATTACGCTTAGCACCTTGGGGGACTCAGGTTACAGATTTGGAGCCACGTACGTGGGCAGCAAGCAAACAGGACCTGCAGAG TCTTTTCCGGTCATGGTTGGTGACATGGACAACACAGGCAGTCTAAACGCACAGGTCATCCATCAGCTTACCAGCCGGATTCGCTCTAAAGTGGCAATGCAG ACACAGCAACACAAGTTTGTAAACTGGCAGTGTGATGCCGAATACCGTGGCGATGACTTCACAGCTGCCGTTACCCTTGGCAACCCAGATGTTCTCGTTGGATCTG GTATCCTCGTGGCGCACTACCTCCAGTCCTTGTCTCCTGCTTTAGTATTGGGTGGTGAACTGGTCTATCACAGGAGGCCAGGAGAAGAGGGCACCGTCACATCGTTTGTGGGCAGATACACAG GTAGTAATTATGTTGCCACGTTGACTGTTGGAGGAGCTGGTGCACATGCCTCATATTACCACAAAGCTAATGACCAG CTCCAGGTTGGGGTGGAGTTTGAGGCCAGCACACGGATGCAGGACACAAGTGTGTCGTTTGGTTATCAGTTGGATGTACCGAAAGCAAATCTGCTTTTTAAAG GTTCTGTAGATAGCAACTGGGTGGTGGGAGCGACGCTGGAAAAGAAGCTGGCACCCCTTCCTCTTTCATTAGCTTTAGGCGCCTTCCTTAACCACCGCAAAAACAAGTTTCAGTGTGGCTTCGTCGCCACCATCGGATAG